GGCCCCGATGAATATTCAGCGGGATGGCAACAACCAGGTAACAGGTGTGGATTTTCCGATTGATGGCGCCCCCACAAGGCCAACAGCCCTGCTGAAGCCGCTGCTGGACAGTTTGCTGGCCACTGGTAAAATAGATCCTTCCAGGGTATATATCGGTGGTTTATCGCTGGGCGGCATGGGTACTTTCTATATGATCACCAAATACCCGGAAATGTTTGCTGCTGCCTTTCCTATCTGTGGTGCCGGTAATGTAGCCGCTGCAGGTAATTTTGCCGGTAAGGTACCGGTATGGATTTTCCATGGAGATGCTGACCCGGTAGTGCCGGTGCAGGGTTCCAGGGTATATGCGGAGAAGCTGAAAAGTCTGGGTGTGGAATATAAATACACTGAATATCCGGGTGTACAGCATAACAGCTGGGATAATGTGTTTAAGGAGCCAGGTGTGGTGGAATGGCTGTTCCAGCACAAGAAATAATATTAAGTTTTCCGGATTTGGCGATCGCCTTCGGCAATCGGCAAATCCGAAAAAGCAAGGGGTCGGCCATTGGCCGACCCCTTGCTTTTTCGGATATAAACGACAGGAGGCTAATTCCCACCAAGCGCTCTATATAATGTAATCATCCCCTGATAAACATTTCTACGGGTACTGATCAGCGTTAATTCCGCTTCCAGCACGCTTTTCTGGGCAGTGATAACTTCCAGGTAATTGGCGTAGCCGGTGGTAAACAAGAGGTTGGAAGTAGATACTGCTTCTCTTAATACCGCTACTTCTTCTGTTTTTAACTTCCAGGTATCCTGCTCGTTGAGGACTTTATTCATGATGGTGGATACCTCCGAATAGCCGTCAACGATCGTTTGCTGATAGCGGTAAAAGGCTGTCAGGGCGTTGGCCTGGTTTATATTAAACTGTGATTTTAATTGCTGCTGGTTGAATACCGGCATGGTGAGTGCGCCCAGGGCGCCCCAGGCAATACTTGCAGGAGATTTAAACAACAGCTCCGCCTTAAAAGC
The Chitinophaga sp. Cy-1792 genome window above contains:
- a CDS encoding PHB depolymerase family esterase, with translation MRYPLLLCLFILVLGMNVKAQIPDSVYSYESYIHKGDTLRYRMMTPLHYDIQKRYPLIIFLHGAGERGSDNKAQLLHGGAWLATDSLREKYPAYVIFPQCPANTTWAPMNIQRDGNNQVTGVDFPIDGAPTRPTALLKPLLDSLLATGKIDPSRVYIGGLSLGGMGTFYMITKYPEMFAAAFPICGAGNVAAAGNFAGKVPVWIFHGDADPVVPVQGSRVYAEKLKSLGVEYKYTEYPGVQHNSWDNVFKEPGVVEWLFQHKK